A stretch of the Aphanothece sacrum FPU1 genome encodes the following:
- a CDS encoding Uma2 family endonuclease, whose protein sequence is MLVQTETKYYTVEEYLELEETAEYKNEYLNGEIIPMVGGTTNHNKIAGNFYKRFPLTINNQDYDIYMEGVRLWLSEHNFYTYPDVMVIKGEPIYHGKGTSNITNPLIIIEVLSKSTQGYDRGDKFQYYRSLPTFQEYILIDQYSYAVDQYIKQSEDKWSLNFYTGENGILKLSSVDWEISLKDLYQRVNFELVEE, encoded by the coding sequence ATGCTAGTTCAAACTGAAACCAAATATTACACAGTCGAAGAATATTTAGAATTAGAAGAAACTGCCGAATATAAAAATGAATATCTCAATGGAGAAATTATTCCGATGGTAGGTGGAACAACTAATCATAACAAAATTGCTGGAAATTTTTACAAACGGTTTCCTTTGACTATTAATAATCAAGATTATGATATTTATATGGAAGGAGTGCGTTTATGGTTATCTGAACATAACTTTTATACTTATCCTGATGTCATGGTGATTAAAGGTGAACCTATTTATCATGGAAAGGGAACTTCAAATATTACTAATCCTTTAATTATTATTGAGGTTTTATCTAAATCTACTCAAGGTTATGATCGCGGAGATAAATTTCAATATTATCGTTCCCTACCTACTTTTCAAGAATATATTTTAATTGATCAATATAGTTATGCAGTAGACCAATATATTAAACAATCTGAAGATAAATGGTCACTGAATTTTTATACCGGAGAAAATGGAATTTTAAAATTATCTTCTGTTGATTGGGAAATTTCTTTAAAAGATTTATATCAACGAGTTAACTTTGAATTAGTAGAAGAATAA
- a CDS encoding PhoH family protein: MTETSQTLQLPSHESAISLAGIGEENLKFLSRHTGANLVLRGQELRIYGLEKPVERALKVVRSLQPYWQEGKSISRPDLMTAFQALDTGRVEEYKDIQTSILARTRRGELIRAKTFRQQQYIKAIQTHDITFCIGPAGTGKTFLAAVLAVKALLNDDYERLILTRPAVEAGEKLGFLPGDLQQKVNPFLRPLYDALYEFIDPLKIPDLMERGQIEVAPLAYMRGRTLSNAFVIVDEAQNTTPAQLKMVLTRLGFGSKMVVTGDITQTDLPSHQESGLVVARKILKSVEGIAFCQFSQADVVRHSLVQKIVEAYEKFEV; the protein is encoded by the coding sequence ATGACCGAAACCTCTCAAACCCTTCAATTACCAAGTCATGAAAGTGCGATATCTTTAGCTGGAATAGGCGAAGAAAACCTTAAATTTTTGTCTCGTCATACGGGGGCAAATTTAGTATTACGGGGTCAAGAATTGCGTATTTATGGACTTGAAAAACCAGTCGAACGGGCCTTAAAAGTAGTGCGATCGCTGCAACCTTATTGGCAAGAAGGAAAAAGCATTTCTCGGCCTGATTTAATGACCGCTTTTCAAGCTTTAGATACAGGTAGAGTGGAAGAATATAAAGACATACAAACATCAATTTTAGCTCGTACTCGTCGCGGTGAATTAATTCGGGCAAAAACCTTTCGTCAACAACAATATATTAAGGCTATTCAAACTCATGATATCACCTTTTGTATTGGGCCAGCCGGAACTGGTAAAACTTTTTTAGCGGCAGTTTTAGCAGTCAAAGCTTTATTAAATGATGACTATGAAAGGTTAATTTTAACTCGTCCAGCAGTTGAAGCAGGGGAAAAATTAGGCTTTTTACCAGGAGATTTACAACAAAAAGTTAATCCGTTTTTACGCCCTTTATATGATGCTTTATATGAATTTATTGATCCACTAAAAATTCCCGATTTAATGGAACGAGGACAAATAGAAGTGGCCCCATTAGCATATATGCGTGGACGAACTTTAAGTAATGCGTTTGTCATTGTAGATGAGGCACAAAATACCACACCAGCACAATTAAAAATGGTCTTAACTCGCTTAGGTTTTGGCTCAAAAATGGTAGTAACAGGAGATATTACTCAAACTGATTTACCAAGTCATCAAGAGTCTGGTTTAGTAGTAGCAAGAAAAATCTTAAAATCAGTGGAAGGAATCGCATTTTGTCAATTTTCTCAAGCGGATGTGGTGCGTCATTCTTTGGTACAAAAAATTGTAGAAGCCTATGAAAAATTTGAAGTTTAA
- a CDS encoding type II toxin-antitoxin system PemK/MazF family toxin has product MKRGEVYDARLEPVEGSEQGGTRPVIIVSRDVINAYSPVVLAIPCTTYQPRKRVYPTQTLIRANDGGLTKDSIAMADQVRVLSKTRLSLLRGTLSNEVMQQLNLALLIALDLLE; this is encoded by the coding sequence GTGAAACGAGGAGAAGTCTATGATGCTCGTCTCGAACCCGTCGAAGGGTCTGAACAAGGGGGGACTCGTCCCGTTATTATTGTTAGTCGTGATGTTATCAACGCCTACAGTCCGGTCGTCTTAGCTATTCCCTGTACCACCTATCAACCAAGAAAACGAGTCTATCCAACTCAGACTTTGATTCGTGCCAATGATGGGGGATTAACTAAAGATTCCATTGCTATGGCTGACCAAGTAAGAGTTCTCTCGAAAACTCGCTTGAGTCTGTTACGAGGAACCCTTAGTAATGAGGTAATGCAACAACTTAATCTAGCTCTCTTAATTGCTTTGGATTTACTTGAATAA
- a CDS encoding glycosyltransferase family 2 protein encodes MISIYILTYNEEVDIAECIESVISLSDDVIVVDSFSSDRTVEIASLYPVQIFQNKFESHGKQRTWMLKNICTKYEWIYLLEADERMTPELFAECLKASLGEEAIGYYVAERVMFMGSWIRRSTQYPRYQMRLFKKDQVWFDDYGHTEREVYAGPVSFIKETYPHYTCSKGLSRWIEKHNRYSTDEAKETLYQLEKGGVSWKKLLFGSSEVERRRALKDLSLRIPFRPLVRWFYMYFILGGILDGKAGFAWCTLQAFYEYLILLKVEEFKQPQNSVSSEFKTFSDSKSKESHSDSEWVSFGGNR; translated from the coding sequence ATGATTTCAATTTATATCCTGACCTATAATGAAGAAGTTGATATTGCTGAGTGTATCGAGTCCGTTATCTCTCTCTCAGATGATGTCATTGTTGTTGATTCTTTTAGTAGCGATCGCACTGTAGAAATTGCTTCACTTTATCCGGTTCAAATTTTCCAAAATAAGTTTGAAAGTCATGGAAAACAAAGAACCTGGATGTTAAAAAATATATGTACTAAATATGAATGGATTTATCTTTTAGAAGCTGATGAACGCATGACTCCTGAATTATTTGCCGAATGTCTTAAAGCAAGTCTTGGAGAAGAAGCTATTGGTTATTATGTAGCTGAACGAGTTATGTTTATGGGAAGTTGGATTCGTCGTAGTACGCAATATCCTCGCTATCAAATGCGATTATTTAAAAAGGATCAAGTTTGGTTTGATGACTATGGCCATACAGAAAGAGAAGTTTATGCAGGTCCGGTCAGTTTTATTAAAGAAACTTACCCTCATTATACCTGTAGTAAAGGCTTAAGTCGTTGGATTGAAAAACATAACCGTTACTCTACTGATGAGGCCAAAGAAACCCTTTATCAATTAGAAAAAGGGGGGGTTAGTTGGAAAAAATTATTATTTGGTTCTTCGGAAGTAGAAAGACGACGTGCTTTAAAAGATTTATCTTTACGGATACCTTTTAGACCTCTAGTCCGTTGGTTTTATATGTATTTTATTTTAGGAGGGATTTTAGACGGTAAGGCCGGATTTGCTTGGTGTACCCTTCAAGCTTTTTATGAATATCTTATACTTTTAAAAGTTGAAGAATTTAAACAACCTCAAAACTCTGTATCTTCTGAATTTAAGACTTTTTCTGATTCCAAAAGTAAGGAATCTCATTCTGATTCAGAATGGGTATCTTTTGGAGGTAATAGATAA
- a CDS encoding NAD(P)H-quinone oxidoreductase subunit H: MSKIETRTEPMVLNMGPHHPSMHGVLRLIVTLDGEDVIDCEPVIGYLHRGMEKIAESRTNIMYVPYVSRWDYAAGMFNEAITVNAPEKLADIEVPKRAQYIRVIMLELNRIANHLLWLGPFMADVGAQTPFFYIFREREMIYDLWEAASGMRLINNNYFRIGGVAVDLPYGWIDKCEDFCDYFLPKVDEYEKLITNNPIFRRRVEGVGTVTREEAINWGLSGPMLRASGVQWDLRKVDHYECYDDFDWEVHWETAGDCFARYLVRIREMRESIKIIYQALKGIPGGPYENLEAKRMMEGKKSSWNDFEYQYVAKKVAPTFKIPTGEHYVRMESGKGELGIFIVGNNDIFPWRWKIRAPDFNNLQILPHILKGVKVADIMAILGSIDVIMGSVDR; this comes from the coding sequence CCCTCAATGCACGGGGTATTACGTCTAATTGTCACCCTAGACGGGGAAGATGTAATCGACTGTGAACCCGTAATTGGTTATCTCCATCGAGGGATGGAAAAAATTGCTGAAAGTCGCACCAATATCATGTACGTTCCTTACGTTAGTCGCTGGGACTACGCTGCAGGAATGTTTAATGAAGCTATCACCGTTAACGCTCCCGAAAAATTGGCGGATATTGAAGTTCCTAAACGGGCCCAATATATTCGGGTGATCATGTTGGAATTAAACCGCATCGCTAACCATTTATTGTGGTTAGGGCCTTTTATGGCAGATGTGGGGGCGCAAACTCCCTTTTTCTACATTTTCCGAGAACGGGAGATGATTTATGATTTGTGGGAAGCTGCATCAGGAATGCGTTTAATTAATAATAATTATTTTCGCATTGGTGGTGTAGCTGTTGATTTACCCTACGGTTGGATTGATAAATGTGAAGACTTTTGTGATTATTTTCTCCCTAAAGTTGATGAATACGAGAAATTAATCACGAATAACCCCATTTTCCGTCGTCGGGTTGAAGGAGTAGGAACCGTTACCCGCGAAGAAGCGATTAACTGGGGACTTTCTGGCCCGATGTTACGAGCATCTGGGGTACAATGGGACTTACGAAAAGTCGATCATTACGAGTGTTACGATGATTTCGACTGGGAAGTTCACTGGGAAACCGCCGGAGACTGTTTTGCTCGTTATCTCGTCCGTATTCGGGAAATGCGCGAGTCAATTAAAATCATTTATCAAGCGTTAAAAGGCATTCCAGGGGGCCCTTATGAAAACTTGGAAGCTAAACGGATGATGGAGGGCAAAAAATCCTCCTGGAATGATTTTGAGTATCAGTATGTGGCCAAAAAAGTCGCCCCTACCTTTAAAATTCCCACCGGAGAACATTATGTTCGCATGGAAAGTGGTAAAGGAGAATTAGGCATCTTTATAGTTGGTAATAATGATATTTTCCCCTGGCGATGGAAAATTCGCGCTCCTGATTTTAATAATTTGCAAATTTTACCTCACATACTTAAAGGGGTAAAAGTGGCGGATATTATGGCTATTTTGGGCAGCATTGATGTTATTATGGGTTCGGTTGACCGTTAA
- a CDS encoding YciI family protein — translation MPKYILFGSYCENALEKRTPYRQAHLDGLSKQKEQGILITLGPTKDNTKVFGIYEAENRETIKELIENDPYWKNGIWTDYEIKEWIQAF, via the coding sequence ATGCCAAAATACATCTTATTCGGTAGCTATTGCGAAAATGCCTTGGAAAAACGGACACCTTACCGTCAAGCGCATTTAGACGGTTTAAGTAAACAAAAAGAACAGGGAATTTTAATTACCCTTGGCCCCACGAAAGATAACACAAAAGTCTTTGGTATTTATGAAGCTGAGAACCGAGAAACGATTAAAGAATTAATCGAAAATGATCCTTATTGGAAAAATGGAATCTGGACAGATTATGAGATTAAGGAATGGATACAAGCATTTTAA
- a CDS encoding Uma2 family endonuclease has product MLTQTETKYYTTEKYLELEEIAEYKNEYHNGEIIPMVGGTTNHNQICLNFCRKFPLTINNQDYYVYMEGIRLWLSEHNFYTYPDVMVIKGEPIYHGKGTSNITNPLIIIEVLSKSTQGYDRGNKFQYYRSLPTFQEYILIDQYSYTIDQYIKQSEDKWSLNFYTGENVIFKLSSVDWEISLKDLYQRVNFELIEEE; this is encoded by the coding sequence ATGCTGACTCAAACTGAAACCAAATATTACACAACCGAAAAATATTTAGAATTAGAAGAAATTGCTGAATATAAGAATGAATATCATAATGGAGAAATTATTCCGATGGTAGGTGGAACAACCAATCATAATCAAATTTGCCTTAATTTTTGCCGCAAATTTCCTTTGACTATTAATAATCAAGATTATTATGTTTATATGGAAGGGATACGTTTATGGTTATCTGAACATAACTTTTATACTTATCCTGATGTCATGGTGATTAAAGGTGAACCTATTTATCATGGAAAGGGAACTTCAAATATTACTAATCCTTTAATTATTATTGAGGTTTTATCTAAATCTACTCAAGGTTATGATCGCGGAAATAAATTTCAATATTATCGTTCCCTACCCACTTTTCAAGAATATATTTTAATTGATCAATATAGTTATACAATAGACCAATATATTAAACAATCTGAAGATAAATGGTCACTAAATTTTTATACCGGAGAAAATGTTATTTTCAAGTTATCTTCTGTTGATTGGGAAATTTCTTTAAAAGATTTATATCAACGAGTTAACTTTGAATTAATAGAAGAAGAATAG
- a CDS encoding ribbon-helix-helix domain-containing protein — protein sequence MTQPTVRTTITLPEELLKATDLMITQGKVKSRNEFIAQALRHELAALKQAEIDAALAEMAQDPDYHTEVLRMEAEFTTASWEAFQLGESQS from the coding sequence ATGACCCAACCAACCGTTCGCACAACCATTACCCTTCCTGAAGAACTCTTAAAAGCGACTGATTTAATGATCACTCAAGGCAAAGTCAAGAGTCGCAATGAATTTATTGCTCAGGCATTACGACACGAATTAGCTGCTCTCAAACAAGCTGAAATTGACGCAGCACTGGCGGAAATGGCGCAAGATCCCGATTATCATACAGAAGTATTAAGGATGGAAGCCGAATTTACCACAGCCAGTTGGGAAGCATTTCAATTAGGGGAATCTCAATCGTGA
- the pgsA gene encoding CDP-diacylglycerol--glycerol-3-phosphate 3-phosphatidyltransferase, with translation MNLPTWITLSRLLGLPFLFYFLNHPTPLYRWISVTIFLIGAATDWVDGYVARRLNQVTELGKFLDPLVDKLFVLAPLLSLLQLGEISPWGVFLILGRELMIAGWRVNPNLSGNTSIQGANIWGKLKTVSQIIAITILIAPRPSSWNLPSIIMFWVSVILTLVSGIIYLLPPKDTHSESE, from the coding sequence ATGAATCTGCCTACTTGGATTACTTTATCCCGTTTATTAGGATTACCTTTTCTTTTTTATTTCTTAAATCATCCTACTCCATTATATCGCTGGATAAGTGTTACTATTTTCTTAATAGGAGCAGCAACGGATTGGGTTGATGGTTATGTAGCCAGAAGACTCAATCAAGTCACAGAATTAGGCAAATTTCTTGACCCTTTAGTAGATAAATTATTTGTCTTAGCTCCTTTATTGAGTTTACTTCAATTAGGAGAAATTTCTCCTTGGGGAGTCTTTTTAATTTTAGGTCGAGAATTAATGATCGCGGGATGGCGTGTCAATCCTAATTTAAGTGGAAATACCAGCATTCAAGGAGCAAATATTTGGGGAAAATTAAAAACAGTAAGTCAAATTATCGCTATTACTATATTAATTGCTCCCCGTCCTTCTAGTTGGAATTTGCCCAGTATAATTATGTTTTGGGTATCAGTTATACTAACGTTAGTCTCTGGAATAATTTATCTATTACCTCCAAAAGATACCCATTCTGAATCAGAATGA
- the ppc gene encoding phosphoenolpyruvate carboxylase, translating into MSPLLESSQSIVEDVNIFSTSDLFLRHCLKLVEDLWEAVLQVECGPELVNLLKRLRKICSPEGQVTDITETSINELIEGLELNEAIRAARAFALYFQLINIVEQHYEQRDQQLTRRATYQDSEIENTQETPETTINGSIGVNLLEKSFVGGDTTQETAGTFHWLFPQLKQLNVPPQQIQRLLDQLDIRLVFTAHPTEIVRHTIRRKQRRIVNILRRLDRAEEAFRGMGLTSSWEAQSAKEQLTEEIRLWWRTDELHQFKPSVLDEVDYTLHYFNEVLCEALPELSKRLQQALKASFPWLRSPTSTFCRFGSWVGGDRDGNPFVTPEVSWQTACYQRNMILKKYLDRMFELSEVLSPSLHWSNVSQDLLDSLERDRVKMPDIYDELAIRYRQEPYRLKLAYIQKRLENTRDRNNRLANPEQRQLLFEKTEQNIYRSGAEFWEELQLIKRNLEETGLNCQELDHLIFQVEIFGFNLTQLDFRQESSTHAEAIEEIAKYLNILPKPYRQLSEAEKINWLVQELQTRRPLIPMGKPFEGKTDETIETLRMLRYLQEEFGLEICQTYIISMTNDVSDVLEVLLLAKEAGLYDPATSSISIRIVPLFETVDDLRRAPEIMEALFALPLYRAALAGGYDKLSESQKNIPSHPMTIVTLHPTDLQEIMVGYSDSNKDSGFLSSNWEIHKAQKALQSVAQPYGVDLRLFHGRGGSVGRGGGPAYAAILAQPAGTINGRIKITEQGEVLASKYSLPELALYNLETATTAVIQASLLGSGFDDIDPWNEIMEELASLARQAYRGLIYEQPDFLDFFLSVTPIPEISQLQISSRPARRKSGKGDLSTLRAIPWVFSWTQSRFLLPAWYGVGTALEKFLEQEPEENLTLLRYFYLKWPFFKMVISKVEMTLSKVDLEIAHHYVRELSKPEDLERFEVVFAQISEEYYRTRDIILNITTHQRLLDSDPSLQRSVQLRNGTIVPLGFLQVSLLKRLRQYTQQAESGVVHFRYSKEELLRGALLTINGIAAGMRNTG; encoded by the coding sequence ATGAGTCCCCTCCTTGAATCATCTCAATCTATTGTTGAAGACGTTAATATTTTCTCCACATCCGATCTATTTTTGCGCCACTGTCTCAAATTAGTTGAAGATTTATGGGAAGCGGTGTTACAAGTTGAATGTGGACCGGAATTAGTTAATTTACTGAAACGCTTGCGGAAAATTTGCTCTCCTGAAGGACAAGTTACCGATATCACAGAAACCTCCATTAATGAACTCATTGAAGGACTAGAACTTAATGAGGCCATTCGGGCGGCCCGGGCTTTTGCTCTTTATTTCCAGTTAATTAATATTGTTGAACAACATTATGAACAACGGGATCAACAACTGACTCGGCGGGCCACCTACCAAGATTCCGAGATAGAAAATACTCAAGAAACCCCAGAAACAACTATTAATGGTTCTATAGGGGTAAATTTACTGGAAAAAAGCTTTGTGGGTGGGGATACGACCCAAGAAACCGCCGGAACCTTTCATTGGCTATTTCCCCAACTCAAACAACTTAATGTTCCCCCACAACAAATTCAACGACTTCTCGATCAACTCGATATCCGTCTGGTCTTTACGGCCCATCCTACGGAAATTGTGCGCCATACCATTCGACGCAAACAACGGCGTATTGTCAATATTCTGCGGCGTTTAGACCGGGCTGAAGAAGCTTTTCGCGGTATGGGCTTAACTTCCTCTTGGGAGGCTCAATCAGCCAAAGAACAACTCACAGAAGAAATTCGTCTTTGGTGGCGTACCGATGAATTACATCAATTTAAACCCAGTGTACTAGATGAAGTAGATTACACCCTACATTATTTTAATGAGGTGTTATGTGAGGCCTTACCGGAACTGTCCAAACGACTGCAACAGGCTTTAAAAGCCTCTTTTCCTTGGTTACGTTCCCCAACGAGTACCTTTTGTCGCTTTGGTTCTTGGGTAGGAGGTGATCGCGACGGCAACCCCTTTGTGACTCCAGAGGTGAGTTGGCAAACGGCCTGTTATCAGCGCAATATGATTCTCAAGAAATATTTAGACAGGATGTTTGAACTCAGCGAAGTTTTGAGTCCTTCTCTTCATTGGAGTAATGTGTCTCAAGATTTGCTTGATTCTTTAGAACGCGATCGCGTCAAAATGCCCGATATTTATGATGAACTGGCTATCCGTTATCGTCAAGAACCTTATCGCTTGAAACTTGCGTATATTCAAAAACGCTTAGAGAATACCCGCGATCGCAATAATCGTTTAGCCAACCCGGAACAAAGACAACTACTGTTTGAGAAAACAGAACAGAATATCTATCGGTCTGGGGCAGAATTTTGGGAAGAATTACAACTGATTAAACGAAATCTCGAAGAAACTGGACTAAATTGTCAAGAATTAGATCATTTAATCTTCCAGGTTGAGATTTTTGGCTTTAATCTCACTCAATTAGATTTTCGGCAAGAATCTTCCACTCATGCCGAAGCGATCGAAGAAATCGCCAAATATTTAAACATTTTGCCTAAACCTTATCGTCAACTCTCAGAGGCAGAAAAAATCAATTGGTTAGTCCAAGAACTACAAACCCGTCGTCCTTTGATCCCTATGGGGAAACCCTTTGAAGGGAAAACAGATGAAACCATTGAAACTCTACGGATGTTGCGTTATTTGCAAGAAGAATTTGGCTTAGAAATTTGTCAAACTTATATCATCAGCATGACCAATGATGTCAGCGATGTCTTAGAAGTGTTGTTATTAGCCAAAGAAGCGGGATTATATGACCCTGCTACTAGTAGCATTTCTATTCGCATTGTACCTCTATTTGAAACCGTAGACGATTTAAGACGGGCCCCAGAAATTATGGAGGCTTTATTTGCTTTACCTCTTTATCGGGCCGCTTTAGCTGGAGGTTACGACAAACTCTCAGAAAGTCAAAAAAATATCCCATCTCATCCTATGACGATCGTCACCCTTCACCCGACAGATCTTCAAGAGATTATGGTGGGATACTCTGACAGTAACAAAGATTCAGGGTTTCTCAGTAGTAATTGGGAAATTCACAAGGCACAAAAAGCCCTGCAAAGTGTGGCCCAACCTTATGGCGTTGATTTAAGATTGTTTCATGGACGAGGAGGATCAGTTGGTCGTGGGGGTGGCCCAGCTTATGCGGCGATTTTAGCCCAACCAGCAGGAACGATCAATGGCCGTATTAAAATTACGGAACAAGGGGAAGTATTAGCCTCAAAGTATTCTTTACCAGAATTAGCTCTTTATAACCTAGAAACCGCTACAACCGCCGTGATACAAGCGAGTTTATTAGGGAGTGGGTTTGATGATATTGACCCTTGGAATGAGATTATGGAGGAATTGGCCAGTTTGGCCCGTCAAGCTTATCGGGGACTGATTTACGAACAACCGGATTTTCTCGATTTCTTCTTATCTGTGACCCCTATCCCCGAAATTAGCCAGTTACAGATTAGTTCTCGACCGGCCCGGCGAAAAAGCGGAAAAGGCGATTTAAGCACTTTACGGGCTATTCCTTGGGTGTTTAGTTGGACACAAAGTCGTTTTCTCTTACCTGCTTGGTATGGAGTAGGAACAGCATTAGAGAAGTTTCTAGAACAAGAACCGGAAGAAAATTTAACCCTGTTGCGTTATTTTTATCTAAAATGGCCCTTTTTTAAGATGGTTATTTCTAAGGTGGAAATGACCCTTTCTAAAGTAGATTTAGAAATAGCGCATCATTATGTCAGAGAATTGTCAAAACCTGAAGATTTAGAACGATTTGAGGTAGTATTTGCACAAATTTCTGAGGAATATTATCGGACTCGTGATATCATTCTGAATATTACGACTCATCAACGGTTACTTGATAGTGATCCTAGCTTACAACGTTCGGTTCAACTACGAAATGGAACTATTGTGCCTTTAGGATTTTTACAAGTTTCTTTGTTGAAACGGTTACGTCAGTATACGCAACAAGCTGAGTCGGGAGTTGTTCACTTTCGTTACTCTAAAGAAGAGTTACTCAGAGGGGCATTATTAACTATTAATGGTATTGCTGCGGGAATGCGTAATACGGGTTGA
- a CDS encoding Rieske 2Fe-2S domain-containing protein, translating into MKTLLRNCWYVALPSQKLKPGKMVHKKMLGEPVLVGRRKDGEVFAMRDICPHRGIPLQYGWMDGDDVCCRYHGWQFSTNDGRCSLIPSLTEYDDLDISRIRVPTYPCREVQGNIWVYFAEDTKKEIDLATIPPVPTIPDFGKIEPGISEIIHFNCHMDHAIIGLMDPAHGPYIHSSWWWRSGRRKFTVKEKLYEPVPQGFRLVPYDMPVSARPYKILGNKVSIEIVFELPSVRTEILRGDRYSACLLTTITPIDETQCEAFQSMYWTIPWMGAFKPLLSFLTRKFLYQDRDVVIQQQEGLMYDPALMLIDDADTQAKWYFRLKQEYQKAQAENRPFKNPVEPRILRWRS; encoded by the coding sequence ATGAAAACCCTATTGCGTAACTGTTGGTATGTTGCCTTACCTAGCCAAAAACTGAAACCAGGTAAAATGGTTCATAAAAAAATGTTAGGCGAACCCGTTTTAGTGGGACGGCGTAAGGATGGGGAAGTTTTTGCCATGCGTGACATTTGTCCCCATCGAGGTATACCCCTACAGTATGGATGGATGGATGGAGATGACGTATGTTGTCGTTATCATGGTTGGCAATTTAGTACAAATGATGGACGTTGTAGCCTAATTCCTTCTTTAACAGAATATGATGACTTAGATATTAGTCGTATTCGGGTTCCTACTTATCCCTGTCGAGAAGTTCAAGGGAATATTTGGGTTTATTTTGCCGAAGACACCAAAAAAGAAATTGATCTTGCAACTATTCCTCCAGTGCCGACTATTCCTGATTTTGGCAAAATTGAGCCAGGAATCTCGGAAATTATCCATTTTAATTGTCATATGGATCATGCTATCATTGGGTTAATGGACCCTGCTCATGGCCCTTATATTCATAGTTCTTGGTGGTGGCGTAGTGGCCGCCGTAAGTTTACAGTAAAAGAAAAGCTATATGAACCTGTACCCCAAGGATTTCGTCTAGTTCCCTATGATATGCCCGTCAGTGCGCGTCCTTATAAGATTTTAGGCAATAAGGTCTCTATTGAGATTGTGTTTGAGTTGCCCAGTGTTCGTACAGAAATTTTAAGAGGCGATCGCTATTCTGCTTGTTTATTGACGACTATTACTCCCATTGATGAAACCCAATGTGAGGCATTTCAAAGTATGTATTGGACAATTCCTTGGATGGGTGCATTCAAGCCGTTATTAAGCTTTTTAACCCGTAAATTTCTCTACCAAGATCGAGATGTGGTGATTCAACAACAAGAAGGGTTGATGTATGATCCGGCTTTAATGTTAATTGATGATGCGGATACTCAAGCAAAATGGTATTTTCGTCTTAAACAAGAATATCAAAAAGCTCAAGCTGAAAACCGACCCTTTAAAAATCCTGTGGAACCCAGAATATTACGGTGGAGAAGCTAA
- a CDS encoding Uma2 family endonuclease, with the protein MVTLQLRQLNIPPGQRVLLDNISWTEFENIVTELGEHRAFRLTYDNGILEIMTPLPEHEDDKEILGDLTKALLEELEIEFRTLGSTTFKNKNMSKGIEPDQCFYIQNEAIIRGKKRIDLSIDPPPDLAIEIDITSRTNPLIYAALGVAELWRIEGENIQINVLENGEYIEVSQSSIFPDIPISVIMSYLRDSKIIGRNKVIKAFRQWIKERISKIN; encoded by the coding sequence ATGGTAACATTACAACTCAGACAACTAAATATTCCTCCTGGACAACGAGTTTTATTAGACAATATAAGTTGGACTGAATTTGAAAATATTGTAACAGAATTAGGAGAACATCGGGCATTTCGTTTAACTTATGATAATGGAATTCTAGAAATTATGACACCCTTACCTGAACATGAAGATGATAAAGAAATTTTAGGAGATTTAACCAAAGCACTTTTAGAAGAATTAGAAATTGAATTTAGAACCCTTGGTTCCACAACCTTTAAAAATAAGAATATGAGTAAAGGGATTGAACCTGATCAATGTTTTTATATTCAAAATGAAGCAATTATTAGAGGCAAAAAAAGAATTGATCTAAGCATAGACCCGCCCCCTGATTTAGCGATTGAAATTGATATAACTTCTCGAACTAATCCTCTAATTTATGCAGCTTTAGGAGTAGCAGAACTATGGAGAATTGAAGGAGAAAATATACAAATTAATGTATTAGAAAATGGAGAATATATAGAAGTTTCACAAAGTTCTATTTTTCCAGATATACCGATTTCAGTAATAATGAGCTATTTAAGAGATAGTAAAATAATAGGGCGAAATAAAGTTATCAAAGCTTTTCGTCAATGGATAAAAGAAAGAATTTCAAAAATAAATTAA